In the bacterium genome, AAACTGCTAAATAATATAAATCACCTTCAGTGACAGGGCTATTTCCTATGGCTGAGAAGTAAAACAGGTTCTTCCAGGAAAATCCGGCAGGTAAAGGAATAATGAATTGCCCTTTAGCATCGAGTTGTCCAAATACTCTATTAGAATTTTCAAAATCATTAAATAGTTTTAAATAGCCATCCAACTGAAAACCCCGCGAAGGAAAAAAAGAGCGATTTAGAGTATTCACATTAATATAAGCAAAAACATCACTATAATTCACGAAATGGGTGCTGAAATTACTGCCAACCAAAGGTTCAATGAGTGCTTTTTCTCTGGCAATACCAAGCCCCAAAGCAATTGAATTCCATAAATACATCTCCGTATAAATTTCACCTACGAAATCCGAAAAAACGAAGAGACCGTTAATTTTACCGTCCAAGGCATAAACAGACGTTTTTTCTTGATCGTACCTTAAATTAAGCCCAAAACCAAAACCGGGATTCCAGCCCAATTTATATAAATAACCCAATTCAATCGCCGGATTTTCACTTAACCGGCCGTCAAGCTTTGTAATTGATCCACTGCCCAATCGATTTAAAAAAGTCAGATTTAATAAGAGTGATGACTTAAATTCTGAATTATAGCTAAATCCAAATTGAAAAACATCCTGGTCTAATTCATTTAAAAAAAGCTGCAATATTTCTTCTTTATCTTCCGTGGGTGTTAAAACATAATGAACGCTTTTGAAATAGCCCGTACCGAAAATATTTTGAATATTTTTATCCAATTGCTCAGCTGTTATTTCTTGACCGGGTTTAATCCCCAGCGGACCGCGGACCATGGCATGGGATGAGCGCCCCAAACCAATCAATTCCACTTTTTTTATAACCGCCGCATCATCCGGGCGGGATATTTTTTGTGGCCGAAATTGCGTTTGCAAAGCGAGGGATTTTTTTATGGCGCGCAGCTGGATGATCGCTCTCCGGGCAGCTTCTTCGCCGCGCATAATCAGTTCTGAAGCAGCCGCAAAACTGCTCGAACGGTAACCCTTCATATCCGGTTGGATCAAAACACGGCACTGTTCCCGCTCTGCTGTGGATTTGGACTGCTCAAGTATGGACATGGATTGTTCAAGAATTTTACCCAAATCATCCAGTTCATCTTTTTGATAAGTGAAACTCCCTACATCAACACCGATGACAATATCCGCACCCATGGCCAAAACATCGGTCACCGGTAAATTCCTGGCCACACCGCCATCAGTTAATAATTGCCCGTCCCGTTCTATAGGTGTAAAAGCCGCCGGGATGGACATACTGGCACGCAGTGCTGTTACCAAATCTCCTTTGCTCATCACATGGGCTTCTCCGGTGACCAGGTTCGTTGCAATGCATCGAAAAGGAATGGGGAAATCATCAAAATCCCTGATATGGCGACTATGCCAGGTAAGTCTTGCGAGTAAGGATTGAATATTATGTCCAGTTACAACACCTACCGGTAAACCAATCCGCCAATTTTTAATCGGCAGGGTAACGAAATATTTTGTATCCTGATATTTGTCAGTAAGTAATAAATTACGGAAGGGTCGCTGATCATTTAATAAATGATCCCAATTCTGAGAGATGACGATGGTTTCGATTTCTTGGGCAGTATATCCAATTGCATACAAGGCGCCAATAAGACTACCCATGCTGGTCCCTGTAATATAATGGACGGGAATCTGTTCTTCTTCCAACACTTTTAAAACACCGATATGCGCCAAACCCTTGGCACCGCCGCCGCTTAAAACCAAGCCGATTTTCGGATCATCTGTTGAAAAAACCGGTTGCGCACTTACCAATAGAGCGCCAAAAAAGAAAAAGATCAAAGACAGACCTAATCGATTCGTCATGAGAAGTCTTTCGTTCCTTTCCGGCGCCTGATGATTGTTTTCCTTGCTAGTGATTCTGCTGCCCCCCTAAAAAATCATTGCGAGCGAGCGGAGGGCGCGTGGCAATCTCATTTCATCCTTATAAAATCAAGATTACTTCGTCGCTATCGCTCCTCGCAATGACAGCAAAAGGAGATTTTGCAGCAAAAACACTAGTTACTATCCCCGGAATCACTTCTAAAAACTGTACTTTATTTTAGCATAAACCATATCATTGTCATCATATTGCCCGAAATTGCCTTCACTCCCAATAAAAATATTGGCACCCAGCAGCAATTCAAATCCATCGACCAAAGCATAAGTGATTTTGGGACGAATCAGGGCATCGGAATTATTCAGTCCAATGTATGAAAACAATTCCAATCGCAGCGTTTCCCGCAGAAAATCTTTGCTCGCCAGAAAAGTCATCGTATTCTCAAATTCATCATTCGCTATGGCTTCATCATACTGCAAAATTGCCTGCTGAACAAATTGGGCGCTAAACCGCACGTCCCACATTACAAAATCCAATCCTACCAAATAATGAATATAGTCTTTCCGTACCGTGCCATCAATAAGTGTCATATCTTCTGAATTGAAATATTTATCGTGATAATAGGCTCCTTCTCCGCGCACTATAAAGCCACCCAGCGCGGTGCTGAAACTACCGCCCCCCAATCCCAGACGATGATGCCTCGGTGTGACGGTTATCCCTGCCAGTTGAAATGTCACAGGATCAATGGTTTTTGTAATGTGCATCGTCGGATCATCGTCCCACATGTATCCACCCATAATTTCAAAATCAATCGCAGATGTGATAATTGAATATTTTGCAAACACCTCACTATTTTCCAATGCCGCGCCAACTTCTTTTTGACTATAATCAAAGGATGGTGACACGGGAAAATCCAATCCCGGGAACCAGATGGAACCTTCCCCAGGCATTTGAGTCGAAGTAAACATCGGGTTCCATACAAATTCAATGGTATTGTCACCTAAATAATAATCGGCCTTTAGGGCTGTAATACCCATACGAATTTCGTCAAAATCACGCAACAAAAATTCACTTAAATCTTTGGGAGAAACAATATCGGTGATAAACACACCATCAGCCTTTCCCCAAATAATTTGCTGCTTTCCCAGGCGTAAATCTATTGAGTCAAAAAAGATATCCACATATGCTTCACGTAACCCGATTTCCATTTCCTGATTGGGATACTGATAAATATAAGGATTTGCTTTGAAAGCCACCTTTTCTTTACTCTGTTCAATGTTCAAATTAAATGTGTTTTGAACAATGGGATACTCATTGTCGCCGGTTAACAGCATTCCGGTATAATTGCGCACATAACCCGACCAATTCAGCGATTGCGCCGCTGCCCCGCTTATGAAAACTAACAGCGCAAGAACACCCCCGAATAGTCCGAAATACAACGTTCTCATTTCAAACCTCTTTTCATCATTCGTTCCGTAAACTTGTTCGCCGAAAGTCCTGTGTCCAGTTTAACATTATCCAGTTCCATTTTTGTCGTATGGTCTTTCTGAACATTACGCATTTCACTTGCCAGTATTGTCCAATAGCTCCCGATTTTATCATATTTTTTTACGGTCAGTGTTTTCAGCAATTCACCGTCTTCATCATAAAAATCTTTTTTAAGACTGATCCATTTGTCTTTAATGATCCAGGAAACAGTCCGCGAGTACATATACTCTTCATTTTTGGAAATACTTTCCACAACATAGCAATCTTCATCCCCCGTTTTTTCCTCACGCACCAGTTTATGGGTATCATCGGTCGGATAGCGATCACCCAAATCATCATACGTGAAATCAGATCCCATAAAATAATCACTGGTACTGTCACTGGAAATGCGTTTTACTTTTTTCAAAGCCGGCAGATAAATCCACTGATCATCATTTTTGCCGGCCTCGTCGTAGCCCCAATTCATGAAAGAAGTGTTGCGCACATCCGCCGGCGAAACAAAAAACATGATTTTCTTTTCCATTTTTCCAAAATCCTTAATAAACTGTTTAATTTTTCTCACGCGTTGATCACCACGGGAATTAATAAGCGACATGGTCAGATCACCTTGCATGTCATTACCGGTTTCGCGATTGTAAACATTTTCAATAATCTTCAAGCCGCTTATTTTTTCTTGCGAAAGCCCCAGCGTCGGCACAATGATTAACAGTGCCATTACCATGAGTAGTGTTCTTTTAATAATCATTTTAAGCCTCCATTTTTTTTGAAATAAATATTCGAGCCAAATAGCACCAGATACATAATCGTCACTGTCCCCAGGAAACTTGTAAACATATTCAAGGAAACCAATGCACCCAATGCACGATTTGACGGAAATCCGGAAAACAGCAGCACTAAAAATCCCGCAATCACCACAATCGCATTAAACACAATTGCCCTGCCGGTATGCTGCATCGTATACTGACCGGCCAATACCTTGTCGCCTGTTTCGGCCGCGGAAATCTTGTAGCGATCTATAAAATGAACCGCGTAATCAATACCAATACCGATGGCGATGCTGGAAACCAAGGCCGTGGTTGTGGACAAGGGAATATTCAGCAATCCCATCACCCCAAAGCTAATGACGGCTGTAATCACAACCGGCACTGCACCAATTAAGCCTGCCATAATATTTTTAAACATTAAGGAAAGCAAAATAATAATAATCACCAGAGACATTAACAGACTGGTAACTTGCCCCTTTAAAATCAAGTCGGTAAATACCAGGCTTTTATAACCGGATCCGGCATATTTAAGCTCAACATTTTTCGCGTTAAATGCCGGCATATGTTTTTCAATGATCGCGATAGCACTATTAATCGCCTTGGAGTTATCGCTTTTCAATTGAAATGTCAAATTAGCTTTTTGGTAATCATAATTCACAACCTTCCACAAGTTTTCCGGGTCCCCTGACATTTCATAAAGCAGTAAATACTGGGCAATCAGCTCTTGCGATTCAGGGATAACATTGTACTTTTCTTTGTCAGCATGCATGACTTTATTCATCCGCTTTAAATAATCAGTCAAAGCGAATGAATTACCCACAACATCCAATGTTCCGACAACATCGTCCTGCAATTTATCAATAGCCTTAAGAATGTCCGGATTTTTAAAGGCATCCTTATCTTTGGAATCAAAAATAACGTTCAGCGTAGATGTGCCGCCAAAATTTTCATTAATAAACTTATCCGTTATCACAATTTCACTGTCTTTTTCAAATTTTTCCAAAAAACTGGAATTGATCCATATTTTTCCAATGCCAATGACCGAAAAAACAATAATAACCGCTGTTAAAACAATGGTTATATATTTGTATTTAATAATCCTCTCTGAAAATGTCAAATTGTCGTTATGTTTGTTTTCGTTACTTTTTTCCTGCTTTTTCTTCCATTGGGGTAAACCAAAAACCATCACTGATGCGGGAATCAATACCAACGAAAACACCATTGCCATCATCACACCAAAAGCTGTGAACATCCCAAAATATTTAATTGGATAAATTTGCGAAGTCAGCAATGAAATAAAACCCACCGCCGTGGTCACCGACGTCATGAGTACCGGTTTCCACATCCCCTGAATCATATCCAACACCGCTTCTTTTCTGGAAGCAATCGGATTTTTAATCATAAAAAGGTGGAGATGATTATACAAATGGATTCCATAGGCCACGCCAATGGCGATGAGCATGACCGGGAGCATGGTTGAAACCGCATAGATCGGAATACCCACTGCCGCCATGAGCCCAAACGACCAAACCACACTGAACAAAACCACCAACAATGTGAAAAAGGTACTCTTGAAGCTTCGCAAAACAATCAGAAGAACCACGACAATAACCAAAATAACAATCGGGACCATGCGTTTCATATCAGCCGGACCCAGCATCGCCAGGTTGCCTTCCACAATTGGACGGCCGGCCACATATACTTTTTCAGGTCCTTCAAAAGATTTGCTTACTTCCAAAATCTGGTGATAAAATTCCTGAGAAAAAACATCATCTTCAATTTCAGCAACAATGATGGTCACTGTTTCATCGATTGATACCAATCGCCCGAAAATCATCTCATTATTGCGGACATTGGAACGAAGTTGCTCCAATGCTTCCTCTGTTTTCGGTGTACGCTTAAAAAATGCTTTTACGTCCATACCCTCTTGGGTACCAATAATATTATCCGCTGTGTACAGCGACGTAACATCGTTCTTATTGATCTCTTTCATCTTTTGTAATGTTTTGGTCAATTGCTTTATTTTCTGAATAGTTCCGGTGTTGTAAATTCCATCCGGATTTTCAACAGCAATAATGATGCCGTCTTTAATATCAAACCATTCTTCAGCCTGGTTGCTGTACACAAATGCCGGATGGCTCTGAGGCATATATTTATCCAGATCGGTCTCCATGCGTGTATTTGATTTCATGACTGCAAAAAAGGCGATCGAAGTAATTAGAATTAAAACCAAAACCGTCTTGGGCCTCTCCAGCAGTTTATTGAATATTTTTTCCATAGTCTAAGTCCTTTCAAGGATAATTTTATACTTACTATCATTCTTGTCCAAACAAAATCAAAATCCTATCCACAGATTACACAGATTACTCCGATTTCAAGACACTTCAAAACATTTGTTTTTATGACCTAATCCAAAAAACCTGCGAAATCTGTGGATCATCTCTTTGTTTTAAAGCTTTTATAAAATCTGTTTTATTAATTAACCTCTATCTCTACTAAAATAGGCGCGCCCATCAAAAAGCCACTTTCAGCTCTAATCGCACCATATGGATCACCTCCTCCAACCCCAGCGCCTCTATTCGGCTAAGTATCACCGCCGGTTCAACATGACCAAATAAACTTACGCCGGCTTCAAAATTCATTTCCATAGTCTGCTGATCTTCCAGTTGTTTTACACCTTTTAGCTGTACATAAGGTTTGAGTTTTCCGGGGAATCGATGTCTGACTTCAGCAAATGCCAGAGGTAAATTAACGGCATCTAAACGCATGACTTCTCCAAAAAACAGATTACTAAAAGTTGGTTGGAATTTTGCATCTCCATTCCATTCAGATTGTCCCAGATAGCCAACACTGATGCTGGTTAAAGCTCCTGAGTCGTAAATAAAGTCCTTGCCTAATTCTATGGTATAAGCCAATGTGCTTTCACTGTCAATAGTTTGATTGATACCACTAATGGCCCAATCCAGAGCATTGTGTAATTTACCGTTCATCAGCAACCCAACATAAACCCGGTTATCCTCAATAATGGTTCCAAACTCCTCATAAAAAAGTACGCTCAGATTACTGACACTAATGTGGCTTACTGGTCCACTACTATCACTGTCCGAAAACTCACTGAACTCATTGCCCGCGTCATCACCCGGCACATAACCCGGGTTCCAACTAATCGTTAGCCCTAACAAATTGGTCTCACCCATGACTTCCCCCACACCCCCGGTATAATCCAATGCCAGAAGATTATAAAGATGGCGATTGGCACAAAACTTTCCCATGCGGGCAAAATGGTCCGTCACCGTACCGGCCTGTGCCTGCACTGAGAAAGCTTGCCAGCTCTGATTATAGCTCAACCCCAAAACCCGTTCATCCAACAGAATGGAGTTACCCATCTTCATCTCCTGCAACCCGAGACGGGCGATGATATCCTTTTCCTGATAATGATAAAAAACCTGCCGCAACCCTACATGCCGGCTGTCTTCATATTCCAAAACCGCTGGTTGGTTACTGTCGTCCGATCCACTGATATCAGTGACACTCCAATGTTTATACCCGCCTTCTAAATAGAGTTGGTGTGATGAAAAAAAAGTGTAGTTAAGCGCACCCAAAAGCATCCCGCCGGTTATCATTTTATCGCCGATTCTCCCCGGTCCCATCGTCCCTTCGATCGCCCACAACAAAGAAGATTTTTCCATCACCGGAGTTAAATGAGCGCCTAAAATACTCCGGCACTCCCGCTTGGCATTGGCATTCACCGCCAAACCAAGCACCAGGCCCAGCAGTATTAGCCTACTTAGATTTTTGCATTTTAATTTTAACATGATGTTCATTTCCTTTTCGATAAAATGAAATACTCGATTTTGGACAAGCATCGAGGCAATCTCCACAGACAATACAATCCTGATTATCCAAATGACTGATTTTTTCCGGACTGCGGGTAATCGCATTGACTTGGCAGCTGGTGTTGCAGCTGGTACAACTTATGCAGGTCTGATTAATCCCCAAAATACTGGCCCCGGGAATTTTTGCAATCCAACCCAAAATCAAGCCGATCGGACAAATACTCCGACAAAATGGGCGGTAAATGAACAAAGAACTAAGCAACAGTACGCCTAATAAAATGTAACCGATCAGATTAGGAGAAAACAAATTAAAAGCCACCTTAAACGGCCCATAATGTTTATAAATATTTGTATGGGTTATAAACAACTGTGTCAGTAAAACAACCAGCACAACTGTCCGAATGATTCCCATAATTTTTTGCGCCCGAGCACTTTGAAATAATCTTAATTTACCCGGCAGCATAAGAAATTCCTGGAAAGCGCCCAAATGACAGGCCCAACCGCACCACACCTGTCCAAAAATATAGGTCAGCGGAATCAGCACCAGAAACCACAAAAGACTTTGCCATTCTATTTTTACGCCAATCAACATCAGCCAGGTATTTTGGAAACTGGAGATCATGCAAGCACCGCCACCGTGATAAAACCCCAACACTACCAGGGAAAACAGCAGCATGACCCCTTTGAAACGGCGGGTGAATTTGAACCGCACCATAATCCCTGACAAAATTGTCATCACCACAACCAGTAATGCCCAATACATTTTGGAGTAGCTCACCGATTCAGCAGGCGCTGATTCTGCACCGCTATCGTTGAATTCCTCATCAAATTCCATTGAGCTGAATTCATCATCGCCGCCCGAATTGACAAATTCATCCCCCGTATTATTGCTGTCAACCATCACGGTTCCTGATAGACCGGCGTCAGCAGCAGCGATCAGCACATTGCCCACAAGAAAGGGAAGAACCATAACAAATAAGAAGCCAAGTGACTTAAGAAATTTTAAGGGTACACCCAACATAGCCTTGCTCCTTTTTATTATTTGTTCGCGGTGCTCAACGGCTCGGATTTGAGCGTCATACTGCCGTAACCACCTTCTTTATCACAAGTCCGAACAGCATTCACCAGAAGTTTTCCACTCTTTGTACCAATTACCTCAATCTTTAATTTCCGTGTATAAACCATGGTTGATAATTGCTGCCACTTGGTGGCCCCGATAACTTTTAGCCCTTTAAATTTAAATTTGGTTTTATTAATCGCCGTCGGACAGACACGATGAGTCAGCGTCACGGTCACCCGGGAGGTAAAAACATCCCCCGCGTGGTAGATAATCTTTTTCGATTTTTTATCCGTCTTGGCTGGCTCTTTTTCAGTTTTCTGGTCAATTTTGCCTACAATTACTTCCTGGTCCGCTGCAACTGCCTGCTTATTTTTATCCGCCTGATTTGACTGCGGCTGCTCTATAATCTCAAAATTAATCTCACAGGCCGTCGCCACGCCCTGAAAAAAAAGTACTACGCCTGCACTCATGATGAGTGTTCTTCGTATCTTCCATGAATTATCATTCATTTCTCCGCCTCCTAAATTGCGTCTTCCTTATTTTTTAGTACCACTGCCAAACTTTGCCACAGTGCCTGTGCGGATTTTTTAATATCAAAACCGCATTTTGCCAGCCGCCATTTTCTGACCAGTAACCGCATTGGTCCCATAATGAGGATCATCAAATGTTCTGCCGGCAAGTCAGCCCGGACAGTTCCTTGATCTTGTCCCTGCCGGATAATTTTCAATATCTTTTTTTCATTCGCCTGTTTCATCGCCAACACCTGCGCAGTTACTTTTTTTTCATTCTGAAAAATTTCTTCCGAAAATGTCACTGCCGCCAGCGCCGGGTGCCGGTCAAACATTTCTGCATGACCACAAAATATGTTTTTCAACATGGCCGGAATATCTCCAGATTTGGTTGCGAGCTGTTCAAATATCTCCTGGTTATACTGACCAAACTGTTTCACTGTTGCCATCAGCATCCCGGTTTTATTCGTAAAATGCCGGTATATCGCCGGTTCGGATATTTCCAGGCATTGCGCAATATTTTTCATCGTAAGATGCTGAATGCCCTGTTCCGCAATCAATTCAATCGCCGTTGTCATGATTTGTTGTTGCCGCAGAGTATAAATTAACAAATGACCACCTCACAAGTTAGTTATTATTAACTAACTTTAAAGATACGCCTATCACCTCACGGTGTCAACACTATTTTTTTAATACCCTTAAAAAAAACGGCACACAGACATTTGAGGTGTCAAACCACACAAGTATTAAAGCAAAAATAATTGACGATATTAACCCGCAAACACACTCAGCTGACGCCCATTGTGTTTGCGCTGGCACGACAACACATTATATGCTTAAATACTTATTCACCAAAAATAACTTCCGGGGGAGGTGTTTGGTTGTAGGCGGGTTTGATTTCAGCTGTGTTTTTAAGTGGCTATAAAAGTATATA is a window encoding:
- a CDS encoding patatin-like phospholipase family protein — its product is MTNRLGLSLIFFFFGALLVSAQPVFSTDDPKIGLVLSGGGAKGLAHIGVLKVLEEEQIPVHYITGTSMGSLIGALYAIGYTAQEIETIVISQNWDHLLNDQRPFRNLLLTDKYQDTKYFVTLPIKNWRIGLPVGVVTGHNIQSLLARLTWHSRHIRDFDDFPIPFRCIATNLVTGEAHVMSKGDLVTALRASMSIPAAFTPIERDGQLLTDGGVARNLPVTDVLAMGADIVIGVDVGSFTYQKDELDDLGKILEQSMSILEQSKSTAEREQCRVLIQPDMKGYRSSSFAAASELIMRGEEAARRAIIQLRAIKKSLALQTQFRPQKISRPDDAAVIKKVELIGLGRSSHAMVRGPLGIKPGQEITAEQLDKNIQNIFGTGYFKSVHYVLTPTEDKEEILQLFLNELDQDVFQFGFSYNSEFKSSLLLNLTFLNRLGSGSITKLDGRLSENPAIELGYLYKLGWNPGFGFGLNLRYDQEKTSVYALDGKINGLFVFSDFVGEIYTEMYLWNSIALGLGIAREKALIEPLVGSNFSTHFVNYSDVFAYINVNTLNRSFFPSRGFQLDGYLKLFNDFENSNRVFGQLDAKGQFIIPLPAGFSWKNLFYFSAIGNSPVTEGDLYYLAVSFFSRQRQIPALKFYATEEAIKNHAFFESSVQFKVWETLYFRLSVYDAVASNRLEKISNLEKLAGGYGLSFGWMTPIGPLELNFLKTFYREDYISEIQFGYRF
- a CDS encoding outer membrane lipoprotein-sorting protein, producing the protein MIIKRTLLMVMALLIIVPTLGLSQEKISGLKIIENVYNRETGNDMQGDLTMSLINSRGDQRVRKIKQFIKDFGKMEKKIMFFVSPADVRNTSFMNWGYDEAGKNDDQWIYLPALKKVKRISSDSTSDYFMGSDFTYDDLGDRYPTDDTHKLVREEKTGDEDCYVVESISKNEEYMYSRTVSWIIKDKWISLKKDFYDEDGELLKTLTVKKYDKIGSYWTILASEMRNVQKDHTTKMELDNVKLDTGLSANKFTERMMKRGLK
- a CDS encoding MMPL family transporter, which codes for MEKIFNKLLERPKTVLVLILITSIAFFAVMKSNTRMETDLDKYMPQSHPAFVYSNQAEEWFDIKDGIIIAVENPDGIYNTGTIQKIKQLTKTLQKMKEINKNDVTSLYTADNIIGTQEGMDVKAFFKRTPKTEEALEQLRSNVRNNEMIFGRLVSIDETVTIIVAEIEDDVFSQEFYHQILEVSKSFEGPEKVYVAGRPIVEGNLAMLGPADMKRMVPIVILVIVVVLLIVLRSFKSTFFTLLVVLFSVVWSFGLMAAVGIPIYAVSTMLPVMLIAIGVAYGIHLYNHLHLFMIKNPIASRKEAVLDMIQGMWKPVLMTSVTTAVGFISLLTSQIYPIKYFGMFTAFGVMMAMVFSLVLIPASVMVFGLPQWKKKQEKSNENKHNDNLTFSERIIKYKYITIVLTAVIIVFSVIGIGKIWINSSFLEKFEKDSEIVITDKFINENFGGTSTLNVIFDSKDKDAFKNPDILKAIDKLQDDVVGTLDVVGNSFALTDYLKRMNKVMHADKEKYNVIPESQELIAQYLLLYEMSGDPENLWKVVNYDYQKANLTFQLKSDNSKAINSAIAIIEKHMPAFNAKNVELKYAGSGYKSLVFTDLILKGQVTSLLMSLVIIIILLSLMFKNIMAGLIGAVPVVITAVISFGVMGLLNIPLSTTTALVSSIAIGIGIDYAVHFIDRYKISAAETGDKVLAGQYTMQHTGRAIVFNAIVVIAGFLVLLFSGFPSNRALGALVSLNMFTSFLGTVTIMYLVLFGSNIYFKKNGGLK
- a CDS encoding 4Fe-4S binding protein — encoded protein: MLGVPLKFLKSLGFLFVMVLPFLVGNVLIAAADAGLSGTVMVDSNNTGDEFVNSGGDDEFSSMEFDEEFNDSGAESAPAESVSYSKMYWALLVVVMTILSGIMVRFKFTRRFKGVMLLFSLVVLGFYHGGGACMISSFQNTWLMLIGVKIEWQSLLWFLVLIPLTYIFGQVWCGWACHLGAFQEFLMLPGKLRLFQSARAQKIMGIIRTVVLVVLLTQLFITHTNIYKHYGPFKVAFNLFSPNLIGYILLGVLLLSSLFIYRPFCRSICPIGLILGWIAKIPGASILGINQTCISCTSCNTSCQVNAITRSPEKISHLDNQDCIVCGDCLDACPKSSISFYRKGNEHHVKIKMQKSK
- a CDS encoding TetR/AcrR family transcriptional regulator, with translation MLIYTLRQQQIMTTAIELIAEQGIQHLTMKNIAQCLEISEPAIYRHFTNKTGMLMATVKQFGQYNQEIFEQLATKSGDIPAMLKNIFCGHAEMFDRHPALAAVTFSEEIFQNEKKVTAQVLAMKQANEKKILKIIRQGQDQGTVRADLPAEHLMILIMGPMRLLVRKWRLAKCGFDIKKSAQALWQSLAVVLKNKEDAI